One segment of Streptomyces sp. NA02950 DNA contains the following:
- a CDS encoding response regulator transcription factor has protein sequence MTIRVLLADDQALLRATFRILIDSCDDMEVVGEASDGTEAVQLTRSHHPDVALMDIRMPGTDGLTATSAICADPELTTTRILILTTFETEDYVAQALRAGASGFLGKDVTADTLLAGLRTVASGEALLSPTATRSLITRFLMSPAAGTHLASPERLADLTVREREVMSLAAEGKTNDEVAEALFVSPLTVRTHIHRAMTKLGARDRAQLVVIAYQTGLVRPTPPTL, from the coding sequence ATGACCATCCGAGTACTGCTCGCCGACGACCAGGCGCTGCTGCGGGCCACCTTCCGGATCCTGATCGACTCCTGCGACGACATGGAGGTGGTGGGCGAGGCATCCGACGGCACGGAGGCGGTGCAGCTCACGCGAAGCCACCACCCCGACGTCGCCCTGATGGACATCCGCATGCCGGGCACCGACGGCCTGACCGCCACCTCCGCCATCTGCGCCGACCCGGAGCTGACCACCACCCGCATCCTCATCCTCACCACCTTCGAGACCGAGGACTACGTCGCCCAGGCGCTGCGCGCCGGTGCCAGCGGCTTCCTCGGCAAGGACGTCACCGCCGACACCCTCCTGGCCGGCCTACGCACCGTGGCCTCCGGCGAGGCACTCTTGTCACCCACCGCCACCCGCTCCCTCATCACCCGCTTCCTCATGTCCCCCGCCGCCGGCACTCACCTGGCATCACCGGAACGCCTGGCCGACCTCACCGTCCGCGAACGCGAGGTCATGAGCCTGGCCGCCGAGGGGAAGACCAACGACGAGGTCGCCGAGGCCCTCTTCGTCAGCCCGCTGACCGTACGCACCCACATCCACCGCGCCATGACCAAACTGGGCGCCCGCGACCGCGCCCAACTGGTCGTCATCGCCTACCAGACAGGCCTCGTACGGCCCACTCCCCCCACCCTCTGA
- a CDS encoding sensor histidine kinase produces the protein MSTSLERRYTHRIEEFAHRRPFFVDLMTALVLWGCASLGGTLSMPETDPPDQPGTAILLAGLSCLVLLKHRSHPRTTAAVATVCTAAEVALGYLPTPLLLAPTIAGLYWLGTLADPRTTRAYAVSTMVALAAAAAFSDSTPHTPLVFRAINPVFWVLLPLAASSMARTRRAYLQAVQARAEHAERTREEEARLRVTEERMRIARELHDVVAHHLALANAQAGAAAHLALDNPQQTKKILTDLTGTTSSALRELKATLGLLRQTDEHEPTPPEPTPGLARLPELISVCESAGLTVAVTTEGGARTLSPGVDLTAFRIVQEALTNVTKHAAAHAVHVRFVYSGSQLLISVSDDGPTVASVPKATQGGGFGIMGMRERAHSVGGELRAGPRPEGGYQVTTSLPLTPHAVEGNGTP, from the coding sequence ATGAGCACCAGCCTGGAGCGGCGGTACACGCACCGTATCGAGGAATTCGCGCACCGCCGCCCCTTTTTTGTCGACCTGATGACGGCCCTGGTGCTGTGGGGCTGTGCGTCCCTCGGCGGCACGCTCAGCATGCCCGAGACGGACCCGCCGGACCAGCCAGGGACCGCCATCCTCCTCGCAGGCCTGTCCTGCCTGGTTTTGCTGAAGCACCGCAGCCATCCGCGCACGACCGCCGCTGTGGCCACCGTCTGCACGGCGGCCGAGGTCGCGCTGGGGTATCTGCCGACGCCTCTTCTGCTGGCGCCGACCATCGCCGGGCTCTACTGGCTGGGCACCCTCGCCGACCCCAGAACCACCCGGGCGTACGCGGTGTCCACCATGGTGGCGTTGGCTGCCGCGGCCGCGTTCTCCGACAGCACGCCCCACACCCCGCTGGTCTTCAGGGCCATCAATCCCGTCTTCTGGGTGCTGCTGCCGCTCGCCGCCAGCAGCATGGCCCGGACGCGGCGCGCCTACCTGCAGGCGGTTCAGGCCCGTGCCGAACACGCCGAGCGCACCCGGGAGGAGGAGGCACGCCTGCGCGTCACCGAGGAACGCATGCGGATCGCCCGCGAACTGCACGATGTCGTCGCCCACCACCTGGCCCTGGCCAACGCCCAGGCCGGTGCCGCCGCGCACCTGGCCCTCGACAACCCGCAGCAGACCAAGAAGATCCTCACCGACCTGACGGGCACCACGTCCTCCGCACTGCGTGAGCTCAAAGCCACTCTCGGGTTGCTGCGGCAGACCGACGAACACGAACCCACCCCGCCGGAGCCGACGCCCGGGCTCGCCCGCCTGCCCGAGCTGATCTCGGTGTGCGAATCCGCGGGGCTCACCGTCGCCGTCACCACCGAGGGCGGAGCGCGAACGCTCTCCCCTGGTGTGGACCTGACGGCCTTCCGGATCGTGCAGGAAGCGCTCACCAACGTCACCAAGCACGCCGCCGCACACGCCGTACACGTACGGTTTGTGTACTCCGGCTCCCAGCTGCTGATCAGCGTCAGCGACGACGGACCCACCGTGGCCTCCGTCCCGAAGGCCACGCAGGGCGGTGGCTTCGGCATCATGGGCATGCGCGAACGCGCCCACTCCGTCGGCGGCGAACTGCGTGCCGGGCCCCGCCCCGAAGGTGGCTATCAGGTCACCACATCCCTGCCACTCACGCCCCACGCCGTCGAGGGAAACGGAACGCCATGA
- a CDS encoding MMPL family transporter: MATFLYRVGRLAFRRRWRVALIWAAVLAAIGLGALAAPKAPTEQFSMPGIESQKALDLMKQRFPDAPADSASAQVVFVSRGGEKVIAAENKKAIEEAVAELGHDSQVASVQPHAVSKDATTAYTTVTFKAPAGDLPEASKTHLKQVMDQARHAGLTVEAGGNAMDGEGGAGGAAEVIGIAVAAVVLLITFGSLAAAGLPLLTAVIGVGVSMATILALADALGLSTTTGTLAMMLGLAVGIDYALFVVSRYREERAKGHAPQEATGLAVGTAGSAVVFAGLTVVIALAGLAVVGIPMLTKMGLAAAGAVAAAVLVALTLVPAFLGFWPNAVLPHKARKSMRGKQTPKDNGGTRWARFVLRRPLSTLFLGVVGLGALAVPMTDLRLGMPGDEVKPTSTTERRAYDALSEGFGPGFNGPLTIVVDAQGTDDPKGAVTTISKEIGATKGVVSLSPAHFNNAGDAAVFSAVPATAPTDEKTKKLVSTIRGERPGLESATGASFDVTGTTALNIDISGKVQSALVPYLVVVVGLAVVLLLVVFRSLLVPLKAAAGFLLSVLASLGAVVMVFQQGHGAEFLGVEQTGPIMSLMPIFLVGIVFGLAMDYEVFLVSRMREAYVHGETPLRAITSGFRHSARVVVAAALIMIAVFAGFIGQNEPMIKMIGFGLAAAVLFDAFIVRMAIVPAVLALLGDKAWWLPKRLERILPRVDVEGEALNRRPEPHASSAEAATART, from the coding sequence GTGGCTACTTTTCTCTACCGAGTGGGCCGTCTGGCCTTCCGGCGGCGCTGGCGCGTCGCCTTGATCTGGGCTGCCGTGCTGGCTGCTATCGGATTGGGGGCCCTCGCGGCCCCCAAGGCCCCCACCGAACAGTTCTCCATGCCGGGCATCGAGTCCCAGAAGGCACTCGACCTGATGAAGCAACGCTTTCCCGACGCCCCGGCCGACAGCGCGTCCGCCCAGGTCGTGTTCGTCTCGCGGGGTGGCGAGAAGGTGATCGCTGCCGAGAACAAGAAGGCCATCGAGGAGGCCGTGGCCGAGCTGGGCCACGATTCCCAGGTCGCGAGTGTCCAGCCTCATGCGGTCAGCAAGGACGCCACGACGGCGTACACGACCGTCACCTTCAAGGCGCCGGCCGGGGATCTCCCCGAGGCCAGCAAGACCCATCTGAAGCAGGTCATGGACCAGGCCAGGCACGCCGGGCTGACCGTCGAAGCCGGTGGGAACGCGATGGACGGCGAAGGTGGCGCGGGCGGCGCGGCCGAAGTGATCGGCATCGCGGTCGCAGCCGTCGTGCTCCTCATCACCTTCGGGTCGCTGGCCGCCGCCGGGCTGCCGCTGCTGACCGCCGTCATCGGTGTTGGCGTGAGCATGGCCACGATCCTGGCCCTGGCCGACGCCCTCGGCCTGTCCACCACGACCGGCACCCTGGCGATGATGCTGGGCCTCGCGGTCGGCATCGACTACGCCCTGTTCGTCGTCTCTCGCTACCGTGAGGAGCGCGCCAAGGGCCACGCGCCGCAGGAGGCGACCGGTCTCGCAGTCGGCACCGCCGGGTCGGCGGTCGTGTTCGCCGGGCTCACCGTCGTGATCGCGCTGGCCGGGCTCGCGGTCGTGGGCATCCCGATGCTCACCAAGATGGGCCTGGCGGCCGCGGGCGCGGTCGCCGCTGCCGTACTCGTCGCGCTGACGCTGGTCCCGGCGTTCCTCGGCTTCTGGCCGAACGCCGTCCTTCCGCACAAGGCCCGCAAGAGCATGCGTGGGAAGCAGACTCCCAAGGACAACGGGGGTACCCGCTGGGCGCGGTTCGTTTTGCGCCGGCCCCTGTCCACGCTGTTCCTGGGCGTGGTGGGTCTTGGGGCCCTCGCGGTGCCGATGACGGATCTCCGCCTCGGCATGCCCGGGGACGAGGTCAAGCCGACGTCCACCACCGAACGCCGGGCCTACGACGCGCTCTCCGAAGGTTTCGGGCCGGGCTTCAACGGGCCGTTGACCATCGTCGTGGATGCTCAGGGCACCGACGACCCAAAGGGCGCGGTCACGACGATCTCCAAGGAGATCGGTGCCACGAAGGGAGTCGTGTCCCTCTCCCCAGCCCACTTCAACAACGCCGGTGACGCCGCTGTCTTCTCGGCCGTGCCCGCTACCGCGCCGACCGACGAGAAGACCAAGAAGCTGGTGTCGACCATCCGGGGCGAGCGTCCCGGACTCGAGTCGGCGACCGGGGCGTCCTTCGACGTCACCGGCACCACCGCGCTGAACATCGACATCTCCGGCAAGGTGCAGTCCGCGCTGGTCCCATACCTGGTCGTCGTGGTCGGCCTGGCCGTCGTCCTGCTGCTGGTGGTCTTCCGGTCGCTGCTGGTCCCCCTCAAGGCGGCCGCCGGCTTCCTGCTCTCGGTGCTGGCGTCCCTCGGCGCGGTCGTCATGGTCTTCCAGCAGGGCCACGGCGCCGAGTTCCTGGGCGTGGAGCAGACCGGCCCGATCATGAGCCTGATGCCGATCTTCTTGGTGGGCATCGTCTTCGGTCTGGCCATGGATTACGAGGTGTTCCTCGTCTCGCGGATGCGGGAGGCGTACGTCCACGGCGAAACACCCCTCCGGGCGATCACGTCCGGCTTCCGGCACAGCGCCCGCGTGGTGGTGGCCGCAGCACTGATCATGATCGCGGTATTCGCCGGATTCATCGGCCAGAACGAGCCCATGATCAAGATGATCGGGTTCGGTCTCGCCGCAGCCGTCCTGTTCGACGCCTTCATCGTACGGATGGCCATCGTGCCCGCCGTCCTGGCCCTGCTCGGCGACAAGGCATGGTGGCTGCCGAAGCGGCTGGAGCGGATACTGCCCCGCGTCGACGTGGAGGGAGAGGCCCTCAACCGCCGGCCCGAGCCGCACGCGTCTTCGGCCGAGGCGGCCACGGCGCGTACCTGA